The Pseudomonas solani genome segment GAGCTCGGCGGTCTGGAACATCAGCGGGTACCAGCCACGGCCGCCCACTTCCATCGGTGTGTAGGCGTCCGGGGCGAACATCACGAAGCTCACGTCGAAGCCGGGAATGGTCTCGGTGGCGGTGGCGACCGCCTGGTCCATGGTCACGCGCGGCACCGGCTGGCCGGGTTGCACCAGGGGGATCTGGTCACGCGGGATCAGGGTCGGCAGGCCCTCGCTGGAGATGGAGATGTGCGCGTCGGCGAGGATGGCGCGGATCAGGAACCAGATGCCGGTGATGGAAATCACCGCGATGAACCAGATCGACCAGATGCCCGAGAGGCGGTGGAAGTCGCCCCAGAAGATGCGCGCGCCCTGGCGGATGCGCAGGGTCGGCCGCAGGAAGCCGCGCCAGAAGCGCTTGTACACCACCAGCCCGGTGATCAGGGAGGCCAGCATCGGCAGGCCCAGCAGCGACACCAGGTACCAGCCCCAGCTGTAGCCGTTGGTGAAGGGCACCAGCCACCAGCCGTGCAGGGCACGGGTGAACTGACGGAAGTCGAACAGCGGGCTGCTGCCCTGGATCTGCCCGGTGTAGGGGTTCACGTACAGGGTCGCGGAGCGCGTGTCGGGGTAGGTCACCGATGCGGTCAGGGCGAAGTGGCTTTCCTCGGGCTTGGCCAGCCACTCCACATCGGCGCTGGGGTCCTGCTTCTCGATGGCGGCGAGTATCTGGTCGAAGCTCATCAGCTCGGCGTCATCCGAGGGCGCGGTGGCGCGCACGTCGGGGTTGGCGAGCCAGATGATCTCCTCGCTGAGCACTGCCAGGGTGCCGGTGATGCACACCAGGAACACGAAGAACCAGATGGGCAATGCCAGCCAGCTGTGGACCAGGAACCAGATTTTCGAACGGGACTTCTTCGACATGGGCAACGATCTTGGTAGCGGAATCAGGGCCACCGGCCTCGGCCGGTCACGGGTTCGGTTACGCCCGACCAATGGAAAAGCACCCGCCGGCCTCGGTGAGCTGGCGGGTGAAAACCAAAGGAACGACATCTCGAAGTCGAGGGGGCGTTAC includes the following:
- a CDS encoding PepSY-associated TM helix domain-containing protein, coding for MSKKSRSKIWFLVHSWLALPIWFFVFLVCITGTLAVLSEEIIWLANPDVRATAPSDDAELMSFDQILAAIEKQDPSADVEWLAKPEESHFALTASVTYPDTRSATLYVNPYTGQIQGSSPLFDFRQFTRALHGWWLVPFTNGYSWGWYLVSLLGLPMLASLITGLVVYKRFWRGFLRPTLRIRQGARIFWGDFHRLSGIWSIWFIAVISITGIWFLIRAILADAHISISSEGLPTLIPRDQIPLVQPGQPVPRVTMDQAVATATETIPGFDVSFVMFAPDAYTPMEVGGRGWYPLMFQTAELNPYTGELVGSRLLADRTPLEFVTESMRPLHTGDFGGIWVKMIWFFFGLLLSMMVLSGLLIWSKRTVIATAKALKRKPRPTPAATAVEATE